A window of Aliarcobacter trophiarum LMG 25534 contains these coding sequences:
- a CDS encoding metal-sulfur cluster assembly factor, protein MSSIFNKDEIKEKIIENLKKVYDPEIPVDIYNLGLIYSIELEERENYLFCEIDMTLTSPACPVADSLLEQVRYVAMAVDEVDEAKVNLVFEPVWEPYMMSEDAKEIMGASGAAISW, encoded by the coding sequence ATGAGTAGTATTTTTAATAAAGATGAAATAAAAGAGAAAATTATAGAGAATTTAAAAAAGGTTTATGACCCTGAAATACCTGTAGATATTTATAATTTAGGACTTATATATAGTATTGAACTTGAAGAGAGAGAAAATTATCTCTTTTGTGAAATAGATATGACACTTACAAGCCCAGCTTGTCCAGTTGCTGATAGCTTGCTTGAACAAGTAAGATATGTAGCTATGGCAGTTGATGAAGTAGATGAGGCAAAAGTTAATTTAGTATTTGAACCTGTATGGGAACCATATATGATGAGTGAAGATGCAAAAGAGATTATGGGAGCTAGTGGAGCTGCTATTTCTTGGTAA
- a CDS encoding SufE family protein, translating into MSIKKRVENIKEDLEFFDEELAKYEYIIDLGKKLPPFDEANQIPENLVHGCTSQVWLIHEKKGDKLFFYGTSDAIIVKGLVYIILDIFSDSTIDELKEIDMDIIKELNLSEVITPNRQSGVIGMIKKIKEYALKS; encoded by the coding sequence ATGAGTATTAAAAAAAGAGTTGAAAATATAAAAGAAGATTTAGAATTTTTTGATGAAGAACTTGCAAAATATGAATATATTATTGATTTAGGAAAAAAGCTTCCTCCTTTTGATGAAGCAAATCAAATCCCAGAAAACCTAGTGCATGGCTGTACTTCTCAAGTTTGGCTAATACATGAAAAAAAAGGTGATAAACTATTTTTCTATGGAACAAGTGATGCTATTATTGTAAAAGGTTTGGTTTATATTATTTTAGATATTTTCTCAGATTCAACTATAGATGAGTTAAAAGAGATTGATATGGATATTATAAAAGAGCTTAATTTAAGCGAGGTTATTACTCCAAATAGACAAAGTGGAGTTATTGGAATGATTAAAAAAATAAAAGAGTATGCCCTAAAAAGCTAA